DNA sequence from the Vicia villosa cultivar HV-30 ecotype Madison, WI linkage group LG3, Vvil1.0, whole genome shotgun sequence genome:
GAGCGCTTTTGGAATGAAGTGCTGCCTAAAGGGGACCTAAAATAGAACTACAAAAGAGCTTCCTAAAGGGGGACAATAGAAAGCACTTTTCAAGCAAAAAGCGCTTCCTAAAGGAGCCAATAGAGAGCGCTTTTGGACAGAGGCGCTGCCTAAAGGGGACATATAGTAGCGCTTTGACATTAAAAAAGCGATGgttttacctacggcagcgctagTATAAGCAGCGCTTTAAAGCACGGCCTAATCCAAAAAAAAGCGCTACCTAATCCCTTCTTTGGCATAGTGCAtggaaattaaaaaatttaaataatcaaaCTCTTGGAGTTCCACCATCATAATCCCTCTTTCCTCTTCGGATCTGGTTTGCGTCCTTTGTGATGAGTGTAATGAAAGTGTCCCTCATTTGTTGTTGGATTGCCGGATAGCGGAAGCGGTTTGGTTGAATATGTCTGTTTGGATTGGAATGAAACTTGTAAAAGCTAAGGATATTATGGAGAGCTTTTGGAATTGGAATTATTATTGTTCTAAGAAAGTAAGGAAAGGCAAAGAGGGTTGCATTTGGTTGGCAATTGTTTGGAGTCTTTGGCTAAATAGGAGTGATATTATCTTCAATAATTCCATTTGCAGTTAACGATTTGGTGTGGTCTTGCAAGATGCTCATTTGGAGATGGTCCTTTGTTGGGAAAACTTCTAATTATCCTTGCAACTTCTATGAGTTTTGCAAATCCCCTTTGTGTTACTTAAGTTAGTTGTTTGCCTTTAGCCGTTTTTGGCGGTTTTAGCCTTTTGTAACCGAGTAATTTAGAACTATTGTTCTAAATTAATATatcttgattacaaaaaaaaaaataaagggtcTTTCTCAACCTTAGACGAACACCGAATCAAATTTTCAATATATCAAACTGTTCAAAACATGTAAAATGGATTAACAAtcatagaaattaaaatatttaagcaATATGACTCCATAAGGTCCACTGTCACCTTCCCATGAGCAAATCTTACTCAAATTTGGTGTCTTGGTGGTCCAATAAGCAAACTATTGTTGCCATGTCCAACACTGAAGTTGAGTGCAGGGCTCTAGCTAACACTATCTTTGAAGTTCTCTAGATAAAGTATCTCCTCACAGAAGTAAGAGTATCATTCACTACACCTATTATATTTTATGGCAACTTGAGCACTGTTGCTCTGGCACACATCCCTATTCTTTATGCTAAGACCAAACACATGGAATTGGATATATTCTTTCTTAGGGAGAATTGGATATATGCTGTTTGTTCAAGACAAGTCGTCCCTTGCACAAGTTGGACCATGAAATCGAGAGGAAGATATTAGAGTAAATTGTTAGAATAGAGGAACTAAGCTGAGTTAGCTTGTAATTAACTATATAACATAATGTGTTGAGTCAACACATTATGAACAGAACTATATAAGCTTAGTTTCACTCTTTTGCAATCAACTTTGAGAATAACAAATTTAGTTAGAAATTCAATGAatactctctctttctctctctttctctatctctctatctctctatctctctccccACATTCCTTGATCAAACTCTAATAAAAGAAGTTTCATCAATAGAAGGTCTACATGTCAATGTCTGACACTAGAGGAACCCataaaaattaggtttttttttacaaattacgATTTCTCAAATTATTAATGTCATCAAGTATACGTAGCATGTATAAATAACATTATCCAATTTTTTAACACACACGTTAACTAAAATTACATTAACCaatttttataaattagtttttaatatattttttggaagatatatattcatttttatcaGATTTATAGAAATGTCCGGTAAAAATGCATACTTTCTATAGGATATTTTAAAAacccgataaaaataaatgcatttttctagaattttttttttttaaaaattagtaaaaatgcTGGTTTTCCATTAGATATATTGAAAAACACAACAACAATGCTTGTGATTTTaccagatttaaaaaaaaaacagataaaATTGTATGCATTTATATCAATGATTttgaaaaattgagttttaaacAATTGTTATTTGGCTAACCGAAATTTCAAAAAACTCGGGAAAAGGATGAAGTTGTTaggatttttaaaaatttggtaGTTTAATTTGcacctttttttaatttattgtgaGGACAGAAGAATCACATGACACAATGGCTTCTAGGCATTTTGATAGAATTGTAGTTGCTGCAGCGAGGACTTGTCATATGGGAGATGACGTCCAGGACTCGGATATCGGGGCTAAAAGAATAGTTGCGGCCGATTCTCATAGGAGGCAGATGATACATAAGAAATTTTGTGCACCCTACAGTACAAGATGAAGAAATCTTTACCTGTTGCTGGATGGACTAGAGATTTTGATGACGAGCAAGCTACAGAGGATGTCTAAGAAGCAATTGAGGATGATACACATATGGTGACCGAGATAGGAGTACCCCATCATTTTGAGACGGATGTTTCTCTGCAGACGACTTCTAAGGCACCTGCTACAAGCGATATGGAGGTTACTTCTTCGGTTGGGACAAATGTTAGTGTTCGGGCTACGACATAATCGTTTGTACACACGGGTGGAGGGTTTTAGGAAGGTCTAATGACTATTCCGAGCTAAATGGATATGCCCATCATGTGGCCTTCAGATGATTGTAGGGATTGGCTGCCGCTGAAGGTCTCCACCCATGGGAGGAAGTTGAAGAAGTTCTTATCATAACACATGAAGATTAACATAACTTTAGGCAGGCGATTAcataatttaacaaaaaaataataaataagaaaaccTAAACACTACTAAATGATtctagatgtttcaacatcttaatTATGTTGTCGAAAGATATAGGAATTGTGGCATCAAACTCGATTGGTCCCTTAGTTATCCTACGTTGATATGTTTTCCACATAACATTCAAATCTGTATCACTCTTCAACTCAGTATGATCCTATTTCATCGTTTTATTAGTATCAATCCATGGTGCAAGAAACTAGGTCTTACTTACATTTATGTTCTCGGTGACGGGAAACATATTATTCGGTTTGATCTCAGAAGAGCGAGCCAGGTGGTATCATTAATGAGCCTAAACTCAACAGGAGGTTTCACCCGGTTGAATCACATTTCTGCCTTATTCAAATAGTGAGGAATTCtaagatttttttttacaaaacattATCCTTATATATTAAAGTATGGATTCATTATGGACCTCACAAAATGGTCAGTGCAATCCCAGTCGTATAAAACAATCGGCAAATTCTTAACCCTTGAAAATACACTACAAGATTATTTGTAGATCCTCTACATTTTTCACTAGGTGCATGAGACATGAAAATAAACtaccatatttttcaaaatatctgaTTAATCATCTCAACATTTTCTTCTATCGAATATTTTGAAATATCCATTATGCTTATATGCAATTTTACCGTACTTTTAAAAATATCTGGTAAAAATGTTTGTGAAACATGAGTTTTTATCGAACATTTCAAGAAGCCGGTAAAAATGCATTTTCTTAAAGAAAAACCCGGTGTAAAACATAAATTGTCGGTAAAAATGTTTACTTGTAAAAATTTGATAGGTGGTTCAAAAAATCCGATAAGATGcaaaactttttgaaaattttgaaatgttACAGTTGAATAGTAAAACGATTTTTTAAATACGAAAGGGTAATATAGTAAAAGCGTTGGAATTTGGGGTTGTCAGGTTTAATTGAGGGTGATTGGACAAAATCTCCTAATAATACCACACAAACCTCCCTTTCAAAGATTTTATCTTGTCACCCCATATATTTAACTTGGCACCCCTGGATGTTATGCAATTACATTATTAAcattttgaaatataaaaatacatttCACTATTCTATTATAACATTTTGAGTATTTTGAAAAGCTCTTGTCAATACAAAATTTTTTCATTCAAAATCTTAAGTAGTGAGTACTTAATTATAccgattttttatgtttttaccatattttttggaaaaatatatgcatttttattggatttttagTAATGTccgttaaaaataaataaaaatatttctacTGCATATTTGGATTAATAcgataaaaatacatatatttttttcgaGATTTCTTGGAAAAACTGATAAAATTGCAGAGTTTCTATTAGATATTTTCAAAGTGCATGCATGTATACTAGtgatttagaagaaaaaaatagatgTGAACAATTGTTATTTGGTCAAATTGAAATTTTCTAAAAATCCTAGAAAACGATGAAGTTTTCCGGATTTTAAAAAATTTGGTAGTTTAGTTTGaatcattttttaatttgttgtgAGGACCAAAGGATCATCTGACACGATTGCTTTTAGGCGGCGTGACAGAGTTGCAGTTGTTGAAACGAGGGCACGTCAGATGGGAGATGACGTCGAGGACTCACATATCCGGGCATGAAGAGTAGTTGTGACCAGTTCTCACAAGAGGCAAATGACAGTCGAGTAATTTCTTGCACTTTGCAGTAACTAACATAGAGAATATAAACTTGTTGATGGATTTACCATAGATTCTGATAATGAGCAAGTTGTGGAAGATGTTTATGAAACAGTTGAATATGACATACAAATGCTAGTCGAGACAAAGATTACTCTGCAGACGTGTTTacagtgatttctggtaaacaaccactagtcttccaaattcttatgtttatttttgttaactcacaagatcgactagattgatcttaGGACATGTGCCTAAGTGATTTTGTCTTAGTAATTAAATTCATCTTCTTGACTCTATTCTAAAAAGGATACTCGAATTTATAATTAGTGTAAAGGCAATGGAATACGTAACAATAAAATTTAAAGAAAGACTTACAGGATTTCGCCtgtatatataaaagatataatTTGACGAAAAAGTATGTAAATGACTTGTACTAATAAAACGAAAATAATATTAGAATGACAATGGTGTTACACGTATATTCTAAGCAAACTCTTTCTctcacacttgatacttgagcaatttGAATTAACTTTGTACAGAATGAACACCCCTTTTAACATAaaaagactcctatttatactaattcgaccctaacggtcgttttctaacgaaatgccacgttgcttccACGCGTCTTTTCGCTAAACGAATTactttaaaattcaaatattccCGCTCGAAGCCTCCGAAATGCGATCCACATGACTTATTTAAAATGTGTATACTCTTCGAAATATTTTGCAAATATCTTCAATCCTCGCTTAAATTTTTTTGAAGACTTTCCAGTAAAAGCTCCAACTCAATGTAAAGAAAAAGCTCTTATTCCAAGGGACTCTAAGAAATATCTTTGTCTGGCCCTTTCTTATATTCTCTTTGAAACATACAGTCTAACAACTTTATTTTGGTCGTCGAAATCTCCTGCTAACAAGAAGGCTACTGAGGCGCCTGCTACGACTGTTATGGAGGTTACTCCTTCATTTGAGACAGATGTTACAACTCTAGCTATAAAAAAGTCATTTGATCACACATGTTAGGGTTTCCTAGAAGGCCCAGTGACTGTTTTGTGCTCACTAGATACTCCGATCAGGGGGCATTCAAATTATGGCTGGGAGAGGTATGTATATGATATGTTAaactttactttatttattattgatacgTTGAAAATAACCAATGCTTTTTACTTGGTTTGTTACAAGACCGAATATCGCTGAAGGTGCCCACCCATGGGGAAATTTGAAGAAGTTCTTACGATAACACATTAAGATTAACATAACTTCAGACAAATGATTACATAACTtaacaaaacaataataaataggAAGACATATACACTACCAAATGACTCGGGACGTTTCAACATGTTGATTATATCATTGACAGATTTAGAAATTGTCGCATCGAAATCGACTGGTCAATTAGTTAGCCTACAATGATGTATTCTCCACATAATGTTcaattcttcatcactcttcaacTTAATACAATCGTATTTCACCCTTCCACTAGTCCCAATTTATGGTGCAAGAAACTCAGTCTTATTCacctttatatttttaaatattcgaTATGCATGTATACAATTTTATCGGATTTTTCAAAATATCTGATAAAAATGCATGTATTTTTAATTACTTTTtcaaaatatatgataaaaatatATGAGAAACACGAGTTTTTACCGGACATTTCAAAAATCAGATAAAAATACAtacttttgataaaaaaatacgaTATAAAACTTAAATTACTCGTATAAATATATTCTAATAAAAATTTGATAGTTGACTAAAAAATTCCGATAAAACTCACAACTTtaaaaaattttgaaatattataaatgaataatataataaaaagacCATAATTGATTTAAATGAGGTGACTGCCTTCTAACACCACACAAACCTCCAATCATTCTCCACAATGAAATAGTCCACGTGCTGAATTTGAGAAATAATGATGCGGATATTCCATGGATCCCAACATAGATAAACACTATGAATCGGCAATTATCCCAAACGTACATGAATCTAGAGATTACGTATATCTATTTTATAGTATATCTACATGgatggaattaaaataaattcattttacCGTTACAAAAATGCCAGTTGGAAAAATAAAGATCCATGCACCTAACCACGTACGTATATCCAATGTGGTCTCTATATATACAACACATTATTCACAAATTGAAAATCACATCCatcaacttttcttctttttctctatcaattttcatcttattcttttcaaaaaccaTGACTAGAAAGAAGGTGAAGCTTGCTTTCATTGAGAATGATACTGCAAGGAAAACAACTTACAATAAAAGGAAGAAGGGTTTATTGAAGAAGGTCGATGAAATATCAACCCTTTGCGGTATAGATGCTTGTGCGATTATTTATGGCCCATACGATCCTCAACCTGAGATCTGGCCATCGTCGTCAGGAGTTGAAAAGGTGCTTACGAAATTCAAGGCAGCGCCTGAATTTGATCAAAGCAGAAGGATGGTGGATCAAGAGAGTTTTCTGAAACAAAGAATTGGGAAGGCTGAAAAGCACCTTAAAAGGCAATGGGCAGAAAACAAAGAGAAAGAGACAACCATGCTGATGTTTCAGTGTCTCAATGCTCGGAACGTCGTGCAGAGCGACATGTCGAAGGGTGATTTGAATGATCTTTCTTGCATGATTGATCATAATTTGAGGAAGATTGGTAGAAGGATTGATTCGGGTGATAGTGAAAATGTTACTCACCAAAATCAAAGTGAAAGTCAAGTCCTGGCTGCTCAAAGCCAAGTCCAACTCCCCATGGCACCGCCACTGCCACCACCACCACCGCCACTCCCAACCGCACCTGAGAATGATGAAATTGAAATGATGAGTAGGTTGGGATGGCTATGAGTAATAATGATATCATTCAGAAGCAGTTGTTTTTGGACTTGATGATGCAAATCCTTTGAGGTGGATATCACGACTTTAGTCCAAATTTTTAATGATATGATGA
Encoded proteins:
- the LOC131656325 gene encoding agamous-like MADS-box protein AGL80; protein product: MTRKKVKLAFIENDTARKTTYNKRKKGLLKKVDEISTLCGIDACAIIYGPYDPQPEIWPSSSGVEKVLTKFKAAPEFDQSRRMVDQESFLKQRIGKAEKHLKRQWAENKEKETTMLMFQCLNARNVVQSDMSKGDLNDLSCMIDHNLRKIGRRIDSGDSENVTHQNQSESQVLAAQSQVQLPMAPPLPPPPPPLPTAPENDEIEMMSRLGWL